GTCAAAGCAATACAACGACCAACCAGGCTCCCTGGAGACAAAGGAAACAGGTGTGTtgctgatgcacacacacacacacacactctgtctcacacacaacacacaccaatgGAATATCTTAGAGAAGTCCCCAATCTTACATATGGCACTGAAATCTAATCTTTAGTACAACTGCGATACAATGCAGAGGCTGAATCAGTCCCAGAACCGGAGGCTGACGTGGAATCTGTTCTGGAGCCGGAGGCTGATGAGGAATCTGTTCCAGAACTGGAAGCTGAGTTTGTCCCAGAACTGAAAGGTTAGGAGTATAACACGTGTTATACCATAGTCTCAAACCATTGCTTTTTAAAGGAACATTCTCACTTAGAGCTCCTGTGAATAGTGTTGATTTCTTACTGTACGTGCAGTGTACCTGCTCACCTGTACGTGTGGATTGTAGCTGAGGAGCCAGTGGTGGTAGAGGACGAAACACCATAGGGAGATTCAGAACGTCGGCACACCAACAACACACACGTTCACGCTTTATGCTCAGTAAACATTTGTGCCGGATGTTTTTGGGGGTAGTTCCCATAGCTGCTGCAACACCCCCTGAATGAAAAACTAATTCAAGAAATTGTCACTTGTTGACATTAATCAGTTGGCTGTAAGATGTTCAATAGACGTGTATCACTACATGACTAGGTATCAAAGTCACTCGGTTCCTCTTAAATAAGCCTTGACTGATAAACCGGCCCATCAGCATCCTCTTGTGGTCATTAACTGCAAGGACAATGTTGTGGTGTGAGGAATCCTACCTAGACACCAGTAGGGGAAAAACCCACTGGTCTGAAGGTGAAGTGTGGAGTGCACTTTAAAAAGCCCCCCAGATCCCTGGCCTATGGCCTGTATCCAATAGGCCTAGTAAATTGTGACATAATCACCTTACATCACTGCTGAGAAATGTAAGCTCAGGTCACAACTTAAAATGAATTCTTCAGTTTATTCCTGGTTGCGTACCATTTTATCAGTCCTTCATCAGGCCTGTCAGTTTTATTGAGATCTGTGAGATTTGTACAAATGCAGTCGATATACGTCATGAAAAAACAGACCTCTACAATGTCAAGTGTCTATTATTGCAGAGTGTTTgtaaaccctggattgtaaatgcTATGTATTGGTCAGTGAGAGAATTGGCCCTCCACAGAACAAGCAGTCCTTaagaatggaattctacagtatttctattaaatgtttcaaggacaaaatgacatgtatttttttgttttgggTGAAGTGGGTAACATTAGAACTTTCAAAAAATATActttgaggaaaatgttttattgtttatttatatacatatatatgagaaaaaaccctacttttaaattatattatgtgagctaaacataaaaattatatataatttttaggattattatatatattttttttatattatgtgagctaaacgtaaaatttttatatatatatatatatatatatatatatatatatatatatatatatatatatatatatatatatatatatataatttttttacatttagctcacataatataatttaaaagtagggtgtctgtaatagaataaacatGGCAAAAAccaatgtagacattaataaatgcatttaatggtaggggagtgccaagatggaggcttcagcacagtcatctagtgtatactatatataaatcattggtttGCTGCTGTTGGCGTTTATTGTTTTCTTTACTGTATTGGTGGACACCAGTTTATTCTCAATATAATGCTTTATataaaccttttgttttttccaagAAAATCATTCTGCTTTTTTAACCAGATCTGTTCTTGGGGCTTTAATGTGTCTTTCTCTATAAGAACTATTGAAAATCTTGTAATGTTTTTTTAGACCATGCTTTAGTTACATGGATCTGAAAATCTTTATTCAGTATTTGTTATTTGTGCTGCCACAGTATGTTGATAGCATTCATTTGTCTAGCTGTCATTTTCTTCCATTTTGTATATCTTTCAGAAAATGCTGAGGAGCAGCCCAAGGATAAGCTTAAAGAAAAAGGTAATTGCttattttatctatatttttatGGCGGACATGAGCTTTACAGAAGCAAGATAGCAACGGGTGGTCGACCcacctggagagctaccctcccgCAGGGTTTTGTTCCACCGCTACTctgacacacctactaattctcCTCCTCAGGGACCTTGAGGTGTTTAATTGTAGGCCTGGAGCAAAACCCTTCACACGCCAAAGCTCTGCAGGAGGGTTGTTCACACCCTATTGTAGTTATTGTCCTCAGTCGACATTATCGTCCTCCCACTTATCCCTGCCAGTGATGTTGCTGTGTCAAGCATTTAATTGTGAATACTGATGTCATTGAAATGAGCCACAATGAGCGATGCATCTGGAAGTGACTTCAGAGTAGAAAATAACCATGATTACAGTGTGCTCTGCCATTTTCTCTGAGAAACTGCATACAATAGTCAAATGCTGAGGTTGCAGCCACACACacttagatttttttgttgtttaacctttatttaactaggcaagtcggttaagaacagattcttatttacagtgacggtctaggaacagtgggttaactgccttgctcaggggcagaacgagagatttgtaccttgtcagctcggggattcgatcagcaacctttcggttactggcccaacactctaaccactaggttacctgccgcccctggtTGGAATGATTGGTTGGGATGATCCAGCCAATCCCTCAGTGAGATTCTGTTCTTCGTTTCAGCCAAAAAGAAGAAGCCCAAACTCCTGAATAAATTTGAGAAAACGATCAAGACGGAGATTGACGCTGCTGAGAAGTTACGTAAAAAGGTAGTCTGATGTTGTCCTCTTTATAAGCCTGTGCAAGGTATTTAATGAACATGTTGTTATCGTGAAAGTAATTGGCTGAATCAATGCTGATCTGTTGTCTTGTTTCACCACCCAGGGGAAAGTGGAAGAGGCTGTCCGGGCTTTTGAAACTCTAGTTTTGCAGTACCCCCAGAGTCCCAGATGTCGCTATGGGAAAGCCCTGGTGAGAACGACTGTCTCAATTTTCCTGTTTTTTAAACTGGTTTAACAATTTGTAACCGTTTAACATTTTTAACACTTAGTGTTTACACTTTAACAAAACACTTAAATACTGTATACTATGATTATAAACAAATTGCACACATGTACAAATAGGGAAAATACCTGAAATGTTGTGTGACTCATTGTGTGTGCTATGTGAGTTCAGGCTGAGGATGGCCTGGCAGAGAAGATGCTCAGCAACGACATGCTGCAGAAGGCCATCGGCACATACAAGGAGGCATCAGAGCTGCCCAACGCCACACCTGACCTCATCAAGGCCACACTGAAGAAACGGGCTGAGCGTCAGCAGTTCCTAGGTAATGCACAGGTCCCGGCATGCTGGAGAGAGGATATTATACTGTCCATTTCTCCTGTGTACTTAGTTTGAATACCATTTTTGACTCAGATGGATGGAAAAGGGGTTGTAGTGGTTGTCTTTCTCGTGTAGATTTAattgattatatattttttataactcCAGTATTTTTGGAATATTTAGTCTAATTGAGATTACTGGGGAGTCTGGTTGTACATAGGgtgactccctctttctctctggtgtAGGTCGTATGAGGGGTGCCTTGGCCACGTTGGAGAAACTGGTACAGATTTTCCCTGAGGACGTGGCCCTGAAGAACGATCTGGGCGTGGCCCACCTACTCATCGGAGACAACAAGAGTGCCAAGAGGGTCTACGAGGAGGTGAGCCAAAGTCGTCACCATATTGGTAAAATAATGTGTAGAAAATGGATTGCTATTGTGTTGCACTTTTTCACCCATGTCTGTGCTTCAGCAAACACAATTGAAATGTGATCGTAATTTGCAAGATTATAAGTAAATGAAATGTGTCCATTTTCAGTAGGGAAGCTTCAATGAGTGTCATTGTTTGATTAACAATTCATTTCAAATGATGTTTCCGCGGTAGGTGTTGGCCACTGCACCAAGTGATGGCTTTGCTAAAGTCCATTACGGCTTCATCCTCAAATCAGAAAACAAGATAGCAGAGAGCATCCCATTCCTCAGGGTAAGTACTGTGTGTTTTATAAATAATACATGAATCATGATCACACAGATTCAAACCACTCTTTTGATCCTgaaccccctctctctgcactgaaccccctctctctgcactGAACCCCCTATCTCTGCACTgaaccccctctctctgcactgaaccctctctctctgcactgaaccccctctctctgcactgaaccccctctctctgcactGAACCCCCCCTCTCTgcactgaaccccccccccctctctgcactgaaccccctctctctgcactgaaccccctctctctgcactgaaccccctctctctgcactGAACCCCCCCTCTCTGCACTgaaccccctctctctgcactGAACCCCCTATCTCTGCACTgaaccccctctctctgcactgaaccccctctctctgcactGAACCCCCCCTCTCTGCACTgaaccccctctctctacactgaACCCCCCCTCTCTGCACTGAACCCCCCCTCTCTGCACTGAACCCCCCCTCTCTACACTgaaccccctctctctacactgaACCCCCCCTCTCTGCACTgaaccccctctctctacactgaACCCCCCCTCTCTACACTGAACCCCCCCTCTCTGCACTgaaccccctctctctacactgaACCCCCCCTCTCTACACTGAACCCCCCCTCTCTACACTGAACCCCCCCTCTCTACACTGAACCCCCCCTCTCTACACTGAACCCCCCCTCTCTACACTgaaccccctctctctacactgaACCCCCCCTCTCTGCACTgaaccccctctctctgcactGCAGGATGGTTTGGAATCAGGAGACCCTGGCACAGACGACGGCAGGTTTTACTTCCACCTCGGAGACGCTTTACAGAGAATGGGAGACGACAGTGTGAGTTAAGATCTAACTCAGACACCAAGCTTACACCAATACTGACTCAACACCAGCAGTATTCACTAGAGAGTAACTTATGGTAACAGTATGACTTCTCGTGATTACTCCTTTTCTTCTGACAATAAGAAAAAACAGAGCATTTGAAAATACTGTGTGAGAGTTCCAATGTGTTGGTTTTTGAATACTACAAGCACTATGGTCTTCTCCTTTCTCAGGCCTACAAGTGGTATGAGAGAGGGCACCAGAGAGGTCACTTTGCCTCCGTATGGCAGCGATCTCTCTACAATGTGGACGGTCTCAAAGCTCAGCCATGGTGGACGCCCAAGGACACTGGATATATGGATCTAGTCAAGGTACAGATGATGGTAGACATGATAATGTCTCAGCTGGTTGTCTTTTCTCTCTGCTAGTTGATAGATCAATATCACCGAGTTCAATAAAGCCTAGAGAGAGTACTTCCTCTCTGTTCCATTGATCACTTTTGTGACAGCGTGGGCAGGGACATCTGAAGAACGATCTGGCTTTAatggtcgttctgcccctgagcaaggcagttaacccactgttccccgggcgccgaagacctGGATGTCTCTGATTCAgagtggttgggttaaatgcggcaGACACATTTCTGTTATATGcattcagttatacaactgactaggtatccccctttccctaatgtaatcttataatctccacttggcacagccagaagcggactggccacccctcggatcctggttcctctctaggtttcttcctaggttcctgcctttcaacTGAGTTTTTGCTAGCTGTgtgcttctgcattgcttgctctttgggattttaggctgggtttctgtatagcactttgtgacaactgcttaaaaaaggctttataaaaTATAttcgattgattgattgaacataGAGGGCTGCCTGCGTCTTAAAGTAGCTTTCTTCTTCGTTTGAGTTTTGAACTGGCATAAAGCTGACCATTTATCCCGTTTGCTTTACCTGGGGaagaccatagaaatataataacGTGTCCTAACTCTGTCTATGGAACAGACCCTGGAGAGGAACTGGAGGATCATCAGGGACGAGGCCCAGTCTGTGATGGATAAAACAACTGGCCTCTTTGTTCCAGAGGAGGAGAACCTCAGAGAAAAAGGGGAGTGGGGCCAGTTCACCCTCTGGCAGCAAGGTAAACCAATCAAACCCTTCACAACTAGCACCTGGCAAGTTCCTATCTTACAAATACACCAAACTTAatcactggatgtcataaggtgaatgcaccaatttgtaagtcgctctggataagagcgtctgctaaatgacttaaatgtaaatgtaaatgttaattgaaataaaaaagtgccttaggattaggggttagtggtgTCTGGACCTGGCCTCTATTtccttgtttctctctcctgGTCATGCAGGCAAGAAGGCAGGGGAGTCCTGCCGCAGTGTTCCAAAGACCTGTGGCCTGTTGGAACGCTTCCCAGAGGCTATAGGCTGCAAGAGAGGACAGGTAGGTCACCCCTCCACAGATGTGAATGACATGCCAACTATTAGGCAtcacaccagccagccagccagccagcactgCTGTAGAGCAGGGGAGGATAGATGGACAGACAGTATAGGCCCTGCAGGCTCCTACTGGAGATGGATGGAGTTACAAAGGCACTAATTTCTTTCAATTTCTGTTGCAAAAATAGGAAACGTTTGTATTTTGTGAATGTGGCTGGCCAATGTGCCTTTGAGCTAATAGGTtgcataaaaaaaaaagttatatatatattttttttaacatacttaatttTAATACTTTAATTTGAGATGTGTTCACTTTCTCTGGGTGTATGACTGCcccgctctcttgctctctcgttctctctcgttctctctcgttctctctcgttctctctctgtctctctgggctcCAGATCAAGTTCTCGGTGATGCAGCCTGGTACTCACGTCTGGCCCCACACAGGACCCACCAACTGTCGCCTGCGCATGCACCTGGGCCTGGTCATCCCCAAGACGGGCTGCAAGATCAGGTGCACCAACGATACCAGGTAACACCTTCCACTGCCATCAACGTCAAGCCTTTTTACATCTAATAACATCGCCCACTTGTTAGTTTTTGGTACGGTGTGAGACTTATCATATGAGTGCTCAGTACTTAATATCACTCAAGACTAAGTATTGCTGCAAAATATCTTTAACGTTATCTTGCCGATCTTGTGGACTGTAAGTCCTTGCGTCCATAGCTCCgcctatgaatttgagtggttacgtttccccagccccatccctcagctttataCCAAACTAACTGGAGGAGCTGCCATTGGACTTATAAACTCATCCATGTGGCTTCATTAACAGAAAGGCTATGGTTTGTTTTTTGTTCTCTTCCAGGGCTTGGGAGGAGGGGAAAGTGCTCATCTTTGATGATTCCTTTGAGCATGAGGTGTGGCAGGACGCCGACAGTTACCGGCTCATCTTCATCGTGGACGTGTGGCACCCTGAGCTCACCCAGTACCAACGGCAGACTCTTTCCCCCATTTAGATTGTccgacagactgactgacaggtccAAGGTATCTGTCAACCCATTCCCTCACAAGTATTGACCCCACAGCCAGCCATTTTAGGTCAAACGGGACAATTGTGACACTTGCCTCTGCTCAGTCCATGGTGCCATTTTGGCTCCATCTTGAAGAGTTACTAAAGGCCCTCTCAGATTGGAAAAAGCCTTACAACAGCCCTTGGGAACACTGACTGCTAACTGTGGTACTCGCCAAGTAGGTTTTTAGGCATAAATGTGAATTTTTTTAAGAACGGTAAGGTGTGGGTTGAATATCATGTAGGTTGTGTTGTAAATTTGTCGCAAGTGCATTCTTGTTTTTCATTAGGGAACCAAAGTGCTATATGTCTGAAACATACCTAACATATGGTAAACGCGCAAAGCTGTATTATTGCAGTTATTGACGTTACTGTTGGACACTTACTGATACTTAAAAGGGATAGTTTTTCAGGTGTTTACCCCGATCTTAATTCATTTCTTACCTCAAGAAAATGTATTTGATTACTTTAGAGATAAGTAAATGATATGGGTTAAAATACAGAAAACTATCCCTTTTTAAGATGTTGCTAAGCTAGCTAAACTTCTGCTAGCTGAAAAGTGGGAACCTAAATCTGTTTCTCTAACGTGATTTGTGAATATATGTCCTGTAATTTCCATTACTTTATAAAGTAACCTGCCTCTTACTGTATTTTGGGGGGGAAAATTGCAATACAGACACACTGCTTATTAGGACATTCCATTTCACTTGTAGGATTTTCGCATGTCTCTTTGGATCAATGAATAGGAAATCACAATGCCAAGAATGTTTTTATTGCAGAATTAATATTGCCAAGAACCTTGACTGATACATCTTATTTTTGTACGCTAACAATATACACTATTTTCAACTGCGCCTTGACCTAGGAGCGCACACATTCTACTCAACAGGCTTGTCTTTGTCATTTCAAATCTTACAATGTGTGTATTTACATTCTTAAATGTGTCGAATATGAACATGTGACTGAAGGCATGTATTTGTCAGATACATAAACATTTTATGTTTTATAAAATTACAATTTCCCTGTTTAAAACTTCGGCAGGAGCATGTTGAATGTATGCAAGACTTGTCACACGGCATTCCATACCTTGGTCAAATACTTCCCAGTACTTCCGCTGCGCTTAATTTAGTTTACCATGTACAATGGAATAGTCCCTAAAAGAAGAACCACAGGCTAAATCAAGCATAGGCTATACTTGAAAGTATTAGACCCAGGTCTGGTCCATTCCATGTATAGCAGAGCTGATTAGAGGGGCTTTGCCTGACCAATGCTGTTGATATTCAAAAGAAAAATGCCAAAGCATGTTCTTCTAGATATGTTATTTAATCATTCTCTATGGACATTGGTAGTCAGCTTCACTGTAGCAATGAAATGCACCtctccggtgtatgtgacaataaaacatatatatcATGTCCAAATCAGACCGGTGGTATTATGCAGCGTTCATGTGCTATTAGAAACTCGGGACTGACAAATTCTTGGCAATCCCAGGGACTCGTCACAACTACGAGTTTGAGGTCCCAAACGAGAAATATGTGGGGGAAATTTGGGTAACATAATTTTACCCCTACTTCAGAGGAGCATGTGAACACATAATCCAATGGGATGGTGTCAAAACCTTAGGCTCATTGGATTAACATGGTCATGGACATTCGTGTCTTGGGGTATTTGTGGTTATCagtttgtgttgtgacaatgacacattcaagctacctcctccatgcttcaaatGATTCCCTTAGTTACAAGAGTAACAAATCCAGCACCTTCACAAAGCCACATCGTTTGAGATTTCACCTTTTATGGTCCTCTGTTATGAATTGCTATCACTCATCTTAGATATGAAGTTAATACTTCTATGGTGTTGAAATCACTGAGCTGTTCCAACTGTTGTAACTGGCCTGCCAAGTAAGTCATGTTTCTTTCAATTGTATTTTGTGTGTTGTAATCAGCTGCATTGAATAATTGTAAAGCTTTTTTTCAGTAAATTAAACAATTTGGTCAAAATGGTGTCAAGTGATCAGAATGTTGTGTAGTTGCATTAAATACATAGGTAGCTTAGTTTGTATATTGTAACGCTGATTCCTCTCATTTGAAATTCTATTCCTTTGTGGGATTTTCAATGACAACCTGAACATTCACACACGTAATTAGCACACGACTAAAAATGCTTTTTCTATACATTCTTTTAAAGATTACTTAAATACATTGCAGTTCGATGGAGGTCACACTGATAGTGCAGTTGCCCTGATAAATATACAATCTTGAAATATATTGACTTTCATAGAAACGACATCCCCTAAAACAGTAAGATACAGTTTGGCATTTTGTTCTCGAGACACGTTGACATTTAACTCGGTCAGTCGGTCCCTCCTAGTTGTACTGGTAACACTGACATTCGTTTAATCATTCTACTCCTATCAGCATTGATTTGGATGGCTGGTGACGGACAGGTTTGCCCGTGAAAGTGGATGGCACAGCTTTTGAAGGTCCTGAACTGAAACTGCCACTGGCTCAGAGTCAAGAGATGAGAGGTTTTCAGTACAGCAGCTCCACGTGAACAAGGGTTTCGAGTCAGTTTTTGACTTTCTCAAAGTTCAGATTTAGGTTTTGGAGTCAGTGGGGTTGGAATCCTAATGAGAGGTGTTTGGCTCCAGTATGTACGGACAGGAGAGATCAGTCCAGAGCCAGGAGCGGCTGTGCCGTGTTATCCCTGTCTGCTTGTCGTAGGGTACCCGGCTCCACGGCTGACTGGGACCTGAGATAAACAACAGTAAGAGATGGTCATTTCCTGTAAGACACAGGTGGGCTACTATACTCAGTATAATGGAGAAAGTCCAGCAGGGGCTAGGGTAATGGAGATCAAAGAGAgaactgtagacatactgtatctGTTGGTAGGATGCATTATGTGGTTATAATACATTGTAAGACTAAGAATGGatcaccgccccccccccccccccccccttatgtcTGAACACAAACTGAAAACCAACCATTTTGGGGGGAAATCCAGATTAGGAAAGTAGCACACTGCCAATGGTAAAATGCATGATGTAATACCCCTCGTCCATAAACACTCCTCCCTGTGCTCTTCTCTACTCTCATTTTCATGCGTCATCACAAAGCCTCTGTTCTTGTCTCCTTTAGCTACCAGGAAGTACTTATAACATGCTAGGTTATGACTGGTCCATTAAAGATGACCTTAACGACCCAGCTATGGGGGAAAACCGATGGGGCTAAGTCTAAATCCCTACTCCGTGCTGTTTAACACCAGTGTGGGAGCTtagctctcctctcatctccccttgTAAGCCCACTGATTAAAATCACCAGCCGGTGGAAATGGAGCCTACCCAGAACTCTCTCTGctaagggaaggaaggaaggacagaaAGACAAACAGTGGCACacatgtccttctgtctcctGTCCTGTCGCATTGAGAGTACTGAGATATTCCAAAATTAGCTTTGTTTAATATCTATCAGATTTAACATGATGATAAATAAAGTATTTAATAGAATGTTTTCAATTTTGCCTCAAATATATAGTTGAATGCGACTCTCAAAATGAAACGCTTATATGTCAGTGAAAGGTCCCAATTCACGTTATATCTCAATGTAGAAGTATAGCTTATAAGGCTTAATAAAGCCTCTCC
Above is a genomic segment from Salvelinus fontinalis isolate EN_2023a chromosome 25, ASM2944872v1, whole genome shotgun sequence containing:
- the LOC129823071 gene encoding aspartyl/asparaginyl beta-hydroxylase-like isoform X4, which translates into the protein MAPRKNFRNQAKKEVKPAAVVNKNGVKAEATVAASGGGFSSTKIFTWFMVLALLGVWSSVAVVWFDLVDYDNVIGKLSAYDADGDGDFDVEDAKVLLGLKERPVSVLLREAKEESAVKEPDAVPTPPDDDVDGSQNTDVESEIQAAVPLPPISDGFIPDDSRDEATHPYEDENNAIDMKGELVEKAQPQQTVEESKQYNDQPGSLETKETVQLRYNAEAESVPEPEADVESVLEPEADEESVPELEAEFVPELKENAEEQPKDKLKEKAKKKKPKLLNKFEKTIKTEIDAAEKLRKKGKVEEAVRAFETLVLQYPQSPRCRYGKALAEDGLAEKMLSNDMLQKAIGTYKEASELPNATPDLIKATLKKRAERQQFLGRMRGALATLEKLVQIFPEDVALKNDLGVAHLLIGDNKSAKRVYEEVLATAPSDGFAKVHYGFILKSENKIAESIPFLRDGLESGDPGTDDGRFYFHLGDALQRMGDDSAYKWYERGHQRGHFASVWQRSLYNVDGLKAQPWWTPKDTGYMDLVKTLERNWRIIRDEAQSVMDKTTGLFVPEEENLREKGEWGQFTLWQQGKKAGESCRSVPKTCGLLERFPEAIGCKRGQIKFSVMQPGTHVWPHTGPTNCRLRMHLGLVIPKTGCKIRCTNDTRAWEEGKVLIFDDSFEHEVWQDADSYRLIFIVDVWHPELTQYQRQTLSPI